Within the Amaranthus tricolor cultivar Red isolate AtriRed21 chromosome 15, ASM2621246v1, whole genome shotgun sequence genome, the region ttttactttttaagtcACATCATTTAATGTGTTAGAAAATCatagaagtatattttattttcttttttttcaatattttataaaatctttttaatgTTATATATTAAATGAGTATAGGATATTTTGAGACTGTTGAAACATAAAggcataaattttttaattttttgtttatacaaatatatcaaaaattGTAATATAGTCATACATTGCACGAGCATTATCCAGTAAATTTAAGGACCCAAAATACAAATGGAAACAACTTGTATAGCttattacatatatattaacatatataaGGAACTCCTTCATATGAAATCAAGTATATATCCACCAGGACCACTAAAGATAGTACCTAATTAGAAGCATAGTGTTGAATCTTATCATCACCCCATTCAGCAGGACAGAAAGTAACATAGAGTTCCTTCACCAAACAACTAATCAAAGGTGAAGGAGAATCAAAAGCATAACTAACATAAGAAGGACAAGCATTCTTAAATAGACGTGAATATAAACTTGGCTTGCAGTTTTGTGGATCTCCATACTCATTTCTACAGCAAAACCTGTCCAAATCAAAAGCAAGACATGCACTTTTACAACCCACAACATTCCCTTCACCATCCTTTACTTGTAGCTCCAAAGGACAGATTCCTTTAACATCTTTTAAACAGCTTTTAATGGCACATTTGTGGGCCCGCCCATTTGTCACAGAAACGGGCAGGTTGTACCCGTCTACGAGACTAACGTCGTAGAAACTAGGTTCGTTTTTGTCTGTATGAAGTGTGAGTTCTAATAATGTTGCAGGTGGTTTTCCTATTAGACCGTTGCATTCTAGGCGACTGTCGCAGTCGCCTGTTTGGCAGGCGGGTTCCCAGGTTAGGTTTGAGTTTTTGGGGTTGAAGTTGCAGCCACTTCGGGCCCAGAGACGACCACTCCAGTCCCATGGTGCGTGGATGACTGATGATTGGGTGGGTTTGAGGCAGAAACCACCATTGGCTATGACTGGGTGGCCTGTGTTAGGGGCAGTAGCAGGCCATATTGTGAATGGGCATTTGTTGGTGATCAGTATTGGTACT harbors:
- the LOC130801944 gene encoding pathogenesis-related thaumatin-like protein 3.5 isoform X2, encoding MIRSRLSSSNLCFLHKPLVHTTKRVAGHIVPILITNKCPFTIWPATAPNTGHPVIANGGFCLKPTQSSVIHAPWDWSGRLWARSGCNFNPKNSNLTWEPACQTGDCDSRLECNGLIGKPPATLLELTLHTDKNEPSFYDVSLVDGYNLPVSVTNGRAHKCAIKSCLKDVKGICPLELQVKDGEGNVVGCKSACLAFDLDRFCCRNEYGDPQNCKPSLYSRLFKNACPSYVSYAFDSPSPLISCLVKELYVTFCPAEWGDDKIQHYASN
- the LOC130801944 gene encoding pathogenesis-related thaumatin-like protein 3.5 isoform X3, with amino-acid sequence MITLMQLLILCTILWHLLVSGVAGHIVPILITNKCPFTIWPATAPNTGHPVIANGGFCLKPTQSSVIHAPWDWSGRLWARSGCNFNPKNSNLTWEPACQTGDCDSRLECNGLIGKPPATLLELTLHTDKNEPSFYDVSLVDGYNLPVSVTNGRAHKCAIKSCLKDVKGICPLELQVKDGEGNVVGCKSACLAFDLDRFCCRNEYGDPQNCKPSLYSRLFKNACPSYVSYAFDSPSPLISCLVKELYVTFCPAEWGDDKIQHYASN
- the LOC130801944 gene encoding pathogenesis-related thaumatin-like protein 3.5 isoform X1, translated to MKAIMRILRYLRGTIERGSVRMIRSRLSSSNLCFLHKPLVHTTKRVAGHIVPILITNKCPFTIWPATAPNTGHPVIANGGFCLKPTQSSVIHAPWDWSGRLWARSGCNFNPKNSNLTWEPACQTGDCDSRLECNGLIGKPPATLLELTLHTDKNEPSFYDVSLVDGYNLPVSVTNGRAHKCAIKSCLKDVKGICPLELQVKDGEGNVVGCKSACLAFDLDRFCCRNEYGDPQNCKPSLYSRLFKNACPSYVSYAFDSPSPLISCLVKELYVTFCPAEWGDDKIQHYASN
- the LOC130801944 gene encoding pathogenesis-related thaumatin-like protein 3.5 isoform X4; this encodes MKAIMRILRYLRGTIERGVAGHIVPILITNKCPFTIWPATAPNTGHPVIANGGFCLKPTQSSVIHAPWDWSGRLWARSGCNFNPKNSNLTWEPACQTGDCDSRLECNGLIGKPPATLLELTLHTDKNEPSFYDVSLVDGYNLPVSVTNGRAHKCAIKSCLKDVKGICPLELQVKDGEGNVVGCKSACLAFDLDRFCCRNEYGDPQNCKPSLYSRLFKNACPSYVSYAFDSPSPLISCLVKELYVTFCPAEWGDDKIQHYASN